In Synechococcus sp. KORDI-52, one genomic interval encodes:
- a CDS encoding DUF3288 family protein codes for MTDDPQQTHPLYAIDRDQIDAVLGHDGEPGPQQMTIIAALFSRYAEFPGADDIRDDLEKCLTLWGLSRDDLNIKVREIWNSGWRPGQDPVVEGVGSGADVEDAET; via the coding sequence ATGACTGACGATCCTCAGCAAACTCACCCCCTCTACGCCATCGATCGTGACCAGATCGATGCTGTATTGGGTCACGATGGTGAGCCAGGGCCGCAGCAGATGACCATCATCGCTGCATTATTTTCGCGATATGCGGAATTCCCTGGGGCTGACGATATTCGGGACGATCTAGAGAAGTGTCTTACGCTGTGGGGGTTGTCGCGTGATGATCTGAACATCAAGGTTCGAGAGATCTGGAACAGCGGCTGGCGTCCGGGACAGGATCCGGTGGTGGAGGGTGTTGGATCCGGGGCGGATGTTGAGGATGCTGAAACTTGA
- a CDS encoding prohibitin family protein, with translation MQTPRRINDPANSLAVLAAIALSTLLLLGQALFIVPAGKVAVVTTLGKVSGGSRLPGLNLKVPFIQSVYPFDVRTQVKPEEFATLTKDLQVIEATATVKYAVRPNEAGRIYRTIAGNDREIYPRIIQPSLLKALKSVFSQYELVTIATEWNDISALVERTVAEELDKFDYVEVRGLDLTGLQIAEEYRAAIEQKQIAEQQLLRAQTEVKIAEQEALRYDTLNRSLDDQVLYKLFLDKWDGQTEVVPALPGSSGSTPPVIVGRRS, from the coding sequence ATGCAGACCCCACGACGGATCAACGATCCCGCTAACAGTCTCGCTGTGCTGGCTGCCATTGCTCTTAGCACCTTGCTGCTGTTGGGGCAGGCCCTGTTCATAGTCCCAGCCGGCAAGGTGGCCGTGGTGACCACGTTGGGCAAGGTAAGCGGAGGGTCGCGACTGCCCGGCCTGAATCTCAAGGTGCCATTCATTCAATCGGTGTACCCATTTGATGTACGCACCCAGGTGAAACCGGAGGAATTTGCAACCCTCACCAAAGACCTTCAGGTCATTGAGGCCACCGCAACGGTGAAATACGCCGTCCGCCCCAACGAGGCCGGTCGGATCTACAGAACCATTGCTGGCAACGACCGTGAGATCTACCCCCGCATCATCCAACCCTCCTTGCTGAAAGCACTGAAGTCGGTGTTCTCCCAGTACGAACTTGTCACCATCGCCACGGAATGGAACGACATCTCGGCATTGGTGGAGAGAACGGTCGCTGAAGAACTCGACAAATTTGATTACGTGGAAGTGCGTGGGCTGGATCTCACAGGCCTGCAGATCGCCGAGGAATATCGCGCCGCCATTGAACAGAAGCAGATTGCTGAGCAGCAGCTACTTCGTGCACAGACGGAAGTCAAGATCGCTGAACAGGAGGCCCTTCGTTACGACACGCTCAACCGCAGCCTGGATGATCAGGTGCTCTACAAACTGTTCCTCGACAAATGGGATGGACAAACGGAAGTTGTTCCGGCACTTCCGGGCAGCAGTGGCAGCACGCCTCCAGTAATTGTGGGACGACGCAGCTGA
- a CDS encoding DUF389 domain-containing protein, whose product MWDDAADGTTAVVVDQQSLLEDKARLDELLRSYDGEARLNESFIVLTIGASLIASLGLVANNTAVVIGAMVVAPWILPLRVAVFAVLVGRSRLLLRSLRTLAAGAGITLTLSLALGWIAGSQGVLEVEVLPEIAARLKPNIFDLGIALAAGAVATYAKVNPGAVSSMAGTAIAVALVPPVCAMGLMLSASNIGDAQGAALLYATNLLGILIGGITVLAIREPYFRDKLKRRRHSRLPVLLALGLAVLVSRNLYERYEQYKFKVKREVSQKRIESSISTYLKNQTLTFGANESLELEKIVFDWPDLWEQNRAPTFQVVVRSIDPTLPSYKQVQHIQDTINQRLAGQYPGLELQMQVQRINVSVVKGDRVNERVDLQEILNEADITPAHEELNVDKLEGKLEGELQDLIETKTCLKQDC is encoded by the coding sequence TTGTGGGACGACGCAGCTGATGGGACGACAGCCGTGGTTGTTGACCAACAATCGCTTCTCGAAGACAAGGCTCGTCTGGATGAACTGCTCCGCAGTTACGACGGCGAAGCAAGACTGAACGAATCATTCATCGTTCTCACAATTGGCGCCAGCCTGATCGCCAGCTTGGGATTAGTGGCCAACAACACTGCCGTGGTGATTGGTGCCATGGTTGTTGCACCCTGGATTCTGCCGCTACGGGTGGCTGTTTTCGCTGTTCTTGTGGGGCGATCGAGGCTGCTCCTCCGTTCGCTGCGCACCCTGGCAGCGGGAGCAGGTATCACCTTGACTCTCTCACTGGCATTGGGCTGGATCGCTGGCAGTCAAGGAGTGCTCGAAGTGGAGGTCTTGCCGGAGATTGCAGCACGGCTGAAGCCGAATATCTTCGATTTAGGGATTGCCTTGGCAGCGGGTGCCGTCGCGACCTATGCCAAGGTCAATCCTGGTGCCGTGAGTTCCATGGCCGGCACAGCAATCGCTGTGGCCTTAGTACCTCCTGTGTGCGCGATGGGATTGATGCTCTCCGCCTCAAACATCGGCGATGCACAAGGGGCTGCGCTGCTTTACGCCACCAACCTCCTGGGAATTCTGATTGGAGGGATCACAGTTCTGGCGATTCGTGAGCCATACTTCCGCGACAAACTCAAACGACGTAGGCACTCCCGGCTGCCCGTGTTGTTGGCTCTGGGACTGGCTGTCCTTGTAAGCCGAAATCTGTATGAAAGGTATGAGCAATACAAGTTCAAAGTGAAACGGGAGGTCAGTCAAAAAAGAATTGAATCAAGCATCAGCACCTACTTGAAGAATCAGACGTTGACCTTTGGTGCTAACGAATCCTTAGAGCTTGAAAAAATCGTTTTCGACTGGCCCGATCTATGGGAACAAAATCGAGCCCCGACCTTCCAGGTGGTGGTGCGGTCTATCGACCCGACATTACCGAGTTACAAGCAAGTTCAACACATTCAAGACACGATCAACCAAAGACTTGCAGGGCAATACCCTGGCCTTGAACTACAGATGCAGGTGCAACGCATCAATGTAAGTGTGGTGAAGGGCGATAGGGTGAATGAAAGAGTTGATCTCCAAGAGATTCTCAACGAAGCCGATATAACTCCAGCACATGAGGAATTGAACGTGGACAAACTTGAGGGCAAGCTTGAAGGTGAACTTCAAGATTTGATCGAAACAAAGACTTGCTTGAAGCAGGATTGTTAG
- the psbA gene encoding photosystem II q(b) protein yields the protein MTTTLQQRSGASSWQAFCEWVTSTNNRLYVGWFGVLMIPTLLAATICFIVAFVAAPPVDIDGIREPVAGSLIYGNNIISGAVVPSSNAIGLHFYPIWEAASLDEWLYNGGPYQLVVFHFLIGIFCYMGREWELSYRLGMRPWICVAYSAPVAAASAVFLVYPFGQGSFSDGMPLGISGTFNFMLVFQAEHNILMHPFHMLGVAGVFGGSLFSAMHGSLVTSSLVRETTESESQNYGYKFGQEEETYNIVAAHGYFGRLIFQYASFNNSRSLHFFLAAWPVVGIWFTALGVSTMAFNLNGFNFNQSILDGQGRVLNTWADVLNRANLGMEVMHERNAHNFPLDLAAAESTPVALQAPVIG from the coding sequence ATGACCACCACCCTCCAGCAGCGCTCCGGCGCTTCCAGCTGGCAGGCCTTCTGTGAGTGGGTCACCTCCACCAACAACCGTCTCTACGTCGGTTGGTTCGGTGTCTTGATGATCCCCACCCTGCTGGCTGCCACGATCTGCTTCATCGTTGCTTTCGTTGCCGCTCCTCCGGTTGACATCGACGGCATCCGTGAGCCTGTCGCTGGCTCTCTGATCTACGGCAACAACATCATCTCCGGTGCTGTTGTTCCTTCCTCCAACGCCATCGGCCTGCACTTCTATCCCATCTGGGAAGCTGCTTCTCTCGATGAGTGGCTGTACAACGGCGGTCCTTACCAGCTGGTTGTCTTCCACTTCCTGATCGGCATCTTCTGCTACATGGGTCGCGAGTGGGAACTCTCCTACCGCCTCGGCATGCGCCCCTGGATCTGCGTTGCTTACAGCGCACCTGTGGCTGCTGCTTCTGCAGTGTTCCTGGTTTACCCCTTCGGTCAGGGTTCCTTCTCTGACGGCATGCCCCTGGGCATCTCTGGCACCTTCAACTTCATGTTGGTGTTCCAGGCTGAGCACAACATCCTGATGCACCCCTTCCACATGCTGGGTGTCGCAGGTGTGTTCGGTGGATCCCTGTTCTCCGCCATGCACGGCTCCCTGGTGACCTCCTCCCTGGTGCGTGAAACCACCGAGAGCGAGTCCCAGAACTACGGCTACAAGTTCGGCCAAGAGGAAGAGACCTACAACATCGTGGCTGCCCACGGTTACTTCGGTCGCCTGATCTTCCAATACGCCTCCTTCAACAACAGCCGCAGCCTTCACTTCTTCCTGGCTGCCTGGCCTGTCGTTGGCATCTGGTTCACTGCCCTGGGCGTCAGCACCATGGCTTTCAACCTGAACGGTTTCAACTTCAACCAATCCATCCTTGATGGTCAGGGCCGTGTCCTGAACACCTGGGCTGATGTGCTGAACCGCGCCAACCTCGGCATGGAAGTGATGCACGAGCGCAACGCTCACAACTTCCCCCTCGACCTGGCTGCTGCTGAGTCCACTCCTGTGGCTCTGCAGGCTCCTGTCATCGGTTGA
- a CDS encoding aspartoacylase: MTSSGVLVVAGTHGNEVNAPWLLQQWRANPVLIDAAGLPVQKVIGNPEAFRRRRRYIDRDLNRCFLPDLVECETSGLEFQRARELLRLHGADGENPCAVVIDLHSTTAAMGNSLVVYGRRPADLAFAALVQGALGLPIYLHEADPEQTGFLVESWPCGLVIEVGPVPQGVLNARIVEQTRLGLQMCLRSLEHALQGEARLPDALVVHRHLGSRDLPKSDNGEPQALIHPELQGRDWHDIDPAQAMFRAADGSDRGEEWVAGEIPVFLNEAAYAEKSIAFSLTRREVWPVEVTWLQALQQLIRAA; the protein is encoded by the coding sequence ATGACCAGCTCCGGCGTTCTGGTGGTGGCCGGCACCCATGGAAATGAGGTCAATGCACCATGGCTGCTCCAGCAATGGCGAGCCAACCCTGTGCTGATTGATGCGGCTGGGCTGCCGGTGCAGAAGGTGATCGGCAACCCCGAGGCGTTTCGCCGTCGCCGCCGATACATCGACCGCGACCTCAACCGCTGCTTCCTGCCGGATCTTGTGGAGTGTGAGACCTCGGGATTGGAGTTTCAACGTGCCCGCGAACTTCTTCGGTTGCACGGAGCTGACGGGGAGAATCCTTGTGCGGTGGTCATTGATCTGCACAGCACCACAGCGGCCATGGGCAACTCACTCGTTGTGTATGGGCGTCGGCCCGCTGATCTCGCCTTCGCCGCTTTGGTGCAGGGGGCTCTCGGTCTGCCGATCTATCTGCATGAAGCGGACCCCGAACAGACCGGATTCCTCGTGGAATCCTGGCCCTGCGGACTGGTGATCGAGGTGGGCCCCGTTCCTCAGGGTGTTCTTAATGCCCGGATCGTTGAGCAGACCCGACTTGGCTTGCAAATGTGTTTGAGGTCCTTGGAACATGCACTTCAGGGGGAAGCTCGGCTTCCGGATGCTCTTGTGGTGCATCGCCATCTGGGGAGTCGCGATCTTCCGAAATCAGACAACGGTGAGCCGCAGGCTCTGATTCATCCCGAACTGCAGGGGCGTGACTGGCATGACATCGACCCAGCCCAGGCAATGTTCCGCGCTGCAGACGGAAGTGATCGTGGTGAGGAGTGGGTTGCAGGTGAGATCCCCGTGTTTTTGAACGAAGCAGCCTACGCCGAAAAAAGCATTGCCTTTTCGCTCACGCGCCGGGAGGTCTGGCCCGTTGAGGTCACCTGGCTGCAGGCTTTGCAGCAGCTGATCCGTGCGGCCTAA
- a CDS encoding glutathione S-transferase C-terminal domain-containing protein, giving the protein MSIPPVVVTAARLGWRWQWQRLMGGLGPADGAGNYIRPTSDPLTPPALNPEELLQRSAGQRPMLVIGRSCPWAHRTWLVHQLRHLHDSVTLVMARADHNAGRWALTPAWEECETLLELYRHCGAPPSYRATVPVLVDPKTRTLLGNDSAPLVDLLNRWPQRGSAPELAPPESTDKIESWQQLLQPAVNDGVYRCGFARNQAAYDRAEAALFAALGAVEQSLESNGPWLCGASLTLADVRLFPTLIRWELVYAPLFGCSRRPLWHYPNLWDWRQRLYALPGVADTCDGDAWRHDYFGALFPLNPGGIVPAGPNLSTLVNSKAASG; this is encoded by the coding sequence ATGTCGATTCCACCTGTCGTGGTTACAGCCGCCCGCCTCGGCTGGCGATGGCAATGGCAGCGGCTCATGGGTGGACTGGGGCCAGCGGATGGCGCCGGCAATTACATCCGTCCGACCAGCGATCCGCTGACCCCGCCGGCCCTGAATCCCGAGGAGCTGCTGCAACGCAGCGCAGGACAACGGCCGATGCTGGTGATCGGGCGCAGTTGCCCCTGGGCGCATCGCACATGGTTGGTGCATCAGCTGCGCCATCTGCATGACAGCGTCACCCTCGTGATGGCACGGGCGGATCACAACGCCGGCCGCTGGGCCCTCACCCCAGCCTGGGAGGAATGCGAGACGCTGCTGGAGCTGTACAGACATTGCGGTGCTCCACCCTCCTACCGGGCCACCGTTCCTGTGCTGGTGGATCCCAAAACGCGCACCCTGCTGGGCAATGACAGTGCTCCACTGGTGGATCTGTTGAACCGCTGGCCCCAAAGAGGCTCAGCGCCTGAACTCGCACCGCCGGAGTCGACCGACAAGATCGAATCCTGGCAGCAGCTGCTGCAACCAGCAGTCAACGATGGTGTGTACCGCTGTGGTTTCGCCCGCAACCAAGCGGCCTACGACCGTGCTGAAGCAGCCCTCTTTGCCGCACTGGGTGCAGTGGAGCAAAGCCTGGAGAGCAACGGCCCCTGGTTGTGCGGCGCCTCACTGACTCTGGCGGACGTGCGGCTGTTCCCCACACTGATCCGCTGGGAGCTGGTCTATGCCCCCCTGTTCGGCTGCAGTCGACGGCCCCTCTGGCACTACCCGAACCTCTGGGACTGGCGTCAACGCTTGTATGCCTTGCCAGGCGTGGCGGACACCTGCGACGGAGACGCCTGGCGACACGACTATTTCGGTGCCTTGTTCCCCCTCAATCCTGGTGGCATCGTTCCAGCCGGTCCAAACCTGAGCACACTGGTGAACAGCAAGGCGGCGTCGGGATGA
- a CDS encoding DUF2301 domain-containing membrane protein: MTSADPTFDGVYGSYTITAGDRSEVRRYRIALLVAGLAMSLGLLHWWQLGGSWAWIWVVPMAAALGLALQWIHIYLRPLHRALQLFWLLGCLGWAVLLLSAGPTEALHVLQEQPLWILAVGPLFAAMAGIGFKEFFCFQRPEAIGLTLLLPLGLLGRLLGLINLTAAMTLLGAAALLLVLLALRKFGMEAAADVGDKSVFAYLDGQLPAGTP; encoded by the coding sequence ATGACCAGCGCGGATCCAACCTTTGACGGTGTGTATGGCAGTTACACCATCACCGCTGGCGATCGCAGCGAGGTGCGCCGCTACCGCATCGCCCTGTTGGTGGCCGGGCTCGCGATGAGCCTTGGCCTGCTGCACTGGTGGCAGCTCGGCGGCAGCTGGGCCTGGATCTGGGTCGTGCCCATGGCCGCAGCCTTGGGTCTTGCCTTGCAGTGGATTCACATCTACCTGCGGCCGCTCCACCGCGCTCTGCAACTGTTCTGGCTGCTGGGCTGCCTGGGATGGGCGGTCTTGCTGCTGAGCGCCGGCCCTACCGAAGCGCTCCATGTCCTTCAGGAGCAGCCGCTGTGGATCCTGGCGGTGGGCCCGCTGTTTGCCGCCATGGCCGGCATCGGGTTCAAGGAGTTCTTCTGTTTCCAGCGGCCGGAAGCCATCGGCCTCACCCTGCTGCTGCCGCTGGGGCTGCTGGGACGGCTGCTGGGCCTAATCAACCTCACCGCTGCCATGACGCTGCTGGGCGCAGCGGCTCTGCTGCTGGTGCTGCTTGCCCTGCGCAAATTCGGCATGGAGGCGGCAGCAGATGTGGGCGATAAGAGTGTGTTTGCTTATCTGGACGGTCAATTGCCCGCAGGCACGCCGTGA
- a CDS encoding ABC-F family ATP-binding cassette domain-containing protein: MSLISLVGAAKDFGIRTLFSDLDLHIGDGERLGLIGPNGAGKSTLLKILAGKEPLGEGERRCSPRLRVELVGQESRITPGLTVLEQVLEGCGAKRDLLVRFSALSDAIAEDPNNEALMAELGQLSQRMDEEEAWSLEQQCREVLQKLGISDLQRPVDDLSGGYRKRVGLASALVACPDVLLLDEPTNHLDAAAVEWLQSWLDRYPGALVLVTHDRYVLDRVTRRMVEVDRGQARTYQGNYSTFLQHKAEEEASEAASAAKFKSVLRRELAWLRQGPKARSTKQKARLQRIEAMREQKPNQAKAKLEMTGISRRIGKQVIEAEAVGVTTDGSQGGRPLLDGFSYSFSPEDRIGIIGPNGSGKSTLLDLIAGRRQPTHGSLLLGETVHIGYLDQHTEAFNEGKGLDRKVIEFVEEAASRIDLGGEQVTASQLLERFLFPPAQQHSPLAKLSGGERRRLTLCRMLIQAPNVLLLDEPTNDLDVQTLSVLEDFLEDFRGCVIVVSHDRYFLDRTVDRLFCFDQGRLNRFEGNYSGFLEQQRQEERSQTQASKPSTPKPEHSRETKRDGPRRRTFKENKELAALDQQLPELELQKEDLEQQMTQEGADMAKLSLDLADLISRIEQAEERWLELSELAP, encoded by the coding sequence GTGAGTCTGATCAGCCTGGTGGGTGCGGCCAAGGATTTCGGCATCCGCACCCTCTTCTCCGACCTTGACCTCCATATCGGGGACGGCGAACGGCTAGGGCTGATCGGGCCCAATGGTGCTGGTAAATCCACCCTGTTGAAGATTCTGGCCGGGAAGGAACCTCTCGGCGAGGGGGAACGCCGCTGCTCGCCACGGCTTCGGGTGGAGCTGGTGGGTCAGGAAAGCCGCATCACTCCCGGACTCACAGTGCTGGAGCAGGTGCTTGAAGGCTGTGGTGCCAAACGGGATCTACTGGTGCGCTTCAGCGCCCTCAGCGACGCCATTGCGGAAGATCCCAACAACGAAGCGCTGATGGCGGAGCTGGGTCAGCTCAGCCAACGCATGGATGAGGAGGAGGCCTGGAGCCTGGAGCAGCAATGCCGGGAAGTGCTGCAGAAACTCGGCATCAGCGATCTCCAGCGCCCGGTCGACGACCTATCCGGCGGTTACCGCAAACGGGTGGGCCTGGCGTCAGCCCTGGTGGCCTGCCCGGATGTGCTGTTGCTGGATGAGCCCACCAACCATCTCGATGCCGCGGCCGTGGAATGGCTGCAAAGCTGGCTGGACCGCTACCCCGGCGCCCTGGTGTTGGTCACCCACGACCGCTACGTGCTCGATCGGGTGACGCGACGGATGGTGGAGGTGGACCGAGGCCAGGCCCGCACCTATCAGGGCAACTACAGCACCTTTCTGCAGCACAAAGCGGAAGAAGAGGCCTCAGAAGCAGCCTCAGCGGCCAAGTTCAAAAGCGTGCTGCGCCGCGAATTGGCGTGGCTGCGCCAGGGCCCCAAGGCCCGCAGCACCAAACAGAAGGCACGGCTGCAACGCATCGAAGCGATGCGCGAGCAGAAACCCAATCAGGCCAAGGCGAAGCTGGAGATGACCGGCATCAGCCGGCGCATCGGCAAACAGGTGATTGAAGCGGAAGCGGTTGGCGTCACCACCGATGGCAGCCAGGGCGGTCGCCCACTCCTCGATGGCTTCAGCTACAGCTTCAGCCCGGAAGACCGCATCGGCATCATCGGCCCCAACGGCAGCGGCAAATCCACCCTGCTAGATCTCATCGCCGGACGGCGCCAGCCCACCCACGGCAGCCTGCTGCTTGGGGAGACCGTGCACATCGGCTACCTGGACCAGCACACCGAAGCCTTCAACGAAGGCAAGGGGCTCGATCGCAAAGTGATCGAGTTCGTGGAAGAAGCCGCAAGCCGGATTGATCTGGGGGGTGAACAGGTGACCGCATCCCAGCTTCTGGAACGCTTTTTGTTTCCACCGGCCCAGCAGCACAGCCCCTTGGCCAAGCTCTCGGGAGGCGAACGCCGACGCCTCACCCTCTGCCGGATGCTGATCCAGGCGCCCAACGTGTTGCTGTTGGACGAACCCACCAATGATCTGGATGTTCAGACCCTCAGCGTTCTCGAAGACTTCCTCGAAGACTTCCGGGGCTGCGTGATCGTTGTTTCCCACGACCGCTACTTCCTCGATCGCACCGTTGATCGTCTGTTCTGTTTCGACCAAGGACGGCTCAATCGCTTTGAAGGGAACTACAGCGGTTTTCTGGAACAGCAACGCCAGGAGGAACGCAGCCAGACCCAGGCGAGCAAACCCTCCACACCAAAACCAGAGCACAGCCGCGAGACCAAGCGCGACGGTCCGCGGCGTCGCACCTTCAAGGAAAACAAGGAGCTTGCGGCTCTTGATCAACAGCTGCCTGAACTGGAGTTGCAGAAGGAGGACCTGGAACAGCAGATGACCCAGGAGGGTGCTGACATGGCCAAGCTGAGCCTTGATCTGGCTGATCTGATCTCCCGCATCGAACAGGCCGAAGAACGCTGGCTGGAACTCAGTGAATTGGCGCCCTGA
- a CDS encoding CP12 domain-containing protein translates to MKSIDEHIQKDQSEIEAAKAAGDEAKVRHLTDELKSLEEYKEHHPGDNHDPTSLELHCEANPDAEECRVYDD, encoded by the coding sequence ATGAAGTCCATCGACGAGCACATCCAGAAGGATCAATCGGAAATCGAAGCTGCAAAAGCAGCTGGAGACGAGGCCAAGGTTCGTCATCTCACCGATGAACTGAAGTCGCTGGAGGAATACAAGGAGCACCACCCCGGCGACAACCACGACCCCACCTCCCTTGAGCTGCATTGCGAGGCCAATCCCGATGCCGAGGAGTGCCGCGTCTACGACGACTGA
- the obgE gene encoding GTPase ObgE, with protein MQFIDQARITVRGGRGGDGIAAFRREKYVPAGGPSGGDGGCGAPVVLEADSNLQTLLDFKYKRLFAADDGRRGGPNKCTGASGKDLVIKVPCGTEVRHLSTGILLGDLTAPGERLTVAFGGRGGLGNAHYLSNRNRAPEKFTEGREGEEWPLQLELKLLAEVGIIGLPNAGKSTLIAVLSAARPKIADYPFTTLVPNLGVVRRPSGDGTVFADIPGLIEGAAQGAGLGHDFLRHIERTRLLIHLVDAGSEDPVADLKIVQQELEAYGHGLVDRPRLLVINKQELVSEVDLPTLRQDLEAASGRPVMCISAAMGTNLDQLLSETWAELGV; from the coding sequence GTGCAGTTCATCGATCAGGCACGGATCACGGTCCGAGGCGGGCGCGGCGGTGATGGCATCGCTGCATTTCGCCGTGAAAAGTATGTGCCCGCTGGAGGCCCCTCCGGAGGTGACGGCGGTTGTGGGGCTCCAGTGGTTCTCGAGGCCGACAGCAACCTGCAAACCCTGCTCGATTTCAAATACAAACGCCTGTTCGCTGCTGATGATGGGCGACGCGGTGGCCCGAACAAATGCACCGGTGCATCAGGGAAAGATCTGGTGATCAAGGTGCCTTGCGGTACGGAGGTACGTCATCTGAGCACCGGCATCCTTCTTGGCGACCTCACCGCGCCGGGTGAACGTCTCACCGTTGCCTTCGGTGGGCGGGGTGGTCTTGGCAACGCCCATTACCTGAGCAACCGCAACCGCGCGCCGGAGAAATTCACCGAGGGCCGTGAGGGTGAGGAATGGCCCCTGCAGCTGGAACTCAAGTTGCTGGCTGAAGTGGGCATCATCGGTCTTCCCAATGCCGGCAAGAGCACCCTGATCGCCGTGCTGTCGGCAGCGCGACCCAAAATTGCCGATTACCCCTTCACCACCTTGGTTCCCAATCTTGGTGTGGTGCGCCGTCCCAGTGGAGATGGAACCGTTTTCGCAGACATTCCAGGCTTGATTGAAGGGGCCGCCCAGGGGGCCGGCCTTGGCCACGATTTTCTGCGTCATATCGAACGCACACGTCTGCTGATCCACCTTGTGGACGCCGGATCCGAGGATCCCGTGGCTGACCTGAAGATCGTTCAGCAGGAGCTGGAGGCCTATGGCCATGGTCTTGTTGATCGACCACGTCTGTTGGTGATCAACAAGCAGGAATTGGTGTCAGAGGTGGATCTCCCCACGTTGCGGCAAGACCTCGAAGCGGCGAGTGGTCGTCCTGTGATGTGCATTTCCGCCGCGATGGGAACCAACCTCGATCAATTGCTGAGCGAAACCTGGGCCGAGCTCGGGGTGTAA
- a CDS encoding ABC transporter ATP-binding protein, whose translation MAGVRFEDLSKTYPGRGGGAPVEVIRQLNLTINDGEFLVLVGPSGCGKSTLLRLLAGLDHPTSGEIRIGTRPISDVPPARRNVAMVFQSYALYPHLSVRDNLSFGLRRSQARSTLQRIQDQGCRTTRALPAPLRVRSVREERIEARVNTVARSLELTELLDRRPKELSGGQKQRVALGRAMARNPEVFLMDEPLSNLDAKLRTSTRQKIVELQRELGTTTVYVTHDQVEAMTMGDRIAVLNQGRLQQLGTPMELYRWPSNIFVAQFIGSPAMSLLPVTVGPHATLILGSKRIQVEGEMVEPLLQREGQHLTAGLRPEHWHLAPATNRNVQAEVSHCERLGNEQILTCRLLDGDQLIQVRGSAEININPGDAIHLDPDPTGWRLFEADGEAIR comes from the coding sequence TTGGCCGGCGTCCGTTTCGAAGACCTCAGCAAGACCTACCCAGGACGCGGCGGCGGAGCTCCCGTCGAGGTGATTCGACAGTTGAATCTGACGATCAACGATGGCGAGTTCTTGGTGCTGGTCGGCCCCTCCGGTTGTGGCAAAAGCACCTTGCTGCGACTGCTCGCCGGTCTCGACCATCCCACCAGCGGCGAGATCAGGATCGGCACCAGGCCCATCAGCGATGTGCCGCCGGCCCGCCGCAACGTCGCCATGGTGTTCCAAAGCTATGCGCTCTATCCGCATCTCAGCGTGCGGGACAACCTCAGCTTCGGACTGCGCAGAAGCCAGGCAAGATCCACACTCCAACGGATTCAGGATCAAGGCTGCCGGACCACACGAGCTTTACCGGCGCCGCTTCGGGTGCGGTCCGTCAGAGAAGAACGCATCGAAGCCCGGGTGAACACTGTTGCCAGATCTCTGGAACTCACTGAATTGCTCGATCGAAGGCCAAAGGAACTGTCCGGCGGTCAAAAACAACGGGTCGCCCTCGGACGCGCCATGGCGCGCAATCCTGAGGTGTTCTTGATGGATGAACCGCTCAGCAATCTCGACGCCAAACTCAGAACGAGCACGCGCCAGAAAATCGTCGAGCTGCAGCGAGAACTGGGAACAACGACGGTTTATGTGACCCACGACCAAGTAGAAGCGATGACCATGGGCGACCGCATCGCGGTGTTAAACCAAGGGCGCTTGCAACAACTGGGAACACCAATGGAGTTGTACAGGTGGCCCTCCAACATCTTCGTGGCCCAGTTCATTGGCAGCCCCGCGATGAGCTTGTTGCCCGTCACGGTGGGACCCCATGCAACCCTCATTTTGGGGAGCAAGCGCATTCAGGTTGAAGGTGAAATGGTTGAGCCCTTACTTCAACGAGAAGGCCAACACCTCACCGCAGGATTGAGGCCTGAACACTGGCATCTGGCACCAGCAACGAACAGGAATGTCCAAGCCGAGGTGAGCCATTGCGAGCGTCTGGGCAATGAGCAGATCCTCACCTGTCGGCTCCTGGATGGTGATCAACTCATCCAAGTCAGAGGTTCAGCGGAGATCAACATCAACCCCGGCGATGCCATCCACCTCGACCCTGACCCCACAGGCTGGCGGTTGTTTGAGGCGGATGGAGAAGCGATCCGTTAA